Proteins encoded by one window of bacterium:
- a CDS encoding DUF2752 domain-containing protein, with amino-acid sequence MHPIHGVWVLIALIAVITARLILPYVPNELMFCPSWKFFGIRCPACGSGTALMELSNFRLLAAILANPLFVLGGLALLVWGLMAFVGYSIGRPLKKWATTQQRKGFQRYFMIVLLALNWIYEVFIRG; translated from the coding sequence GTGCACCCTATTCACGGAGTTTGGGTTTTAATAGCTCTTATTGCAGTAATAACTGCGAGGTTAATACTTCCTTATGTGCCGAATGAATTGATGTTCTGCCCATCATGGAAGTTTTTCGGGATTCGCTGTCCTGCCTGCGGATCAGGAACAGCATTGATGGAGTTATCTAATTTTCGATTGTTAGCGGCCATTTTGGCCAATCCGCTCTTTGTATTGGGGGGCTTAGCATTGCTTGTGTGGGGACTTATGGCCTTCGTTGGATATTCGATAGGTAGGCCTTTAAAAAAGTGGGCAACAACGCAGCAAAGAAAAGGTTTCCAGCGATACTTTATGATTGTTCTCTTAGCTTTGAATTGGATATATGAGGTATTTATTAGAGGGTGA
- the mfd gene encoding transcription-repair coupling factor, which produces MAISAIRKKIQLSEPFKNLRQMVSEGNLPEIIGTSSLGSAILADYLVRELGKTVLWISNDDIYTRYSDCAELLGDENVLRFPEWDINAYEHRHPSEELVATRLNTLLKLHRSNPKVISASPKSFLLPTIAPNSLLEKTINLSVGEDFAPEKLIDKLVAIGYEREELVEFLGTVSRRGDVVDIFTSTHRDPVRIEFFGDSIESIRTFSAENQRSRSKLEKVVIPPAVEWVKDFWGNSNPNSLRDSLVKEITSHLSSVHIEEIIDRMSIDPNLPGSMWLSSIFEPRFGWIENHLPDDAIILCDEPEDLLNKAEDLLALAIKHHRELTREGEIHIEPTLISPDADAVEKRLSLCNLMPIRQFSTEESSIDLGFLPVPSTFEGPVAFRKGMDRLRAEDYNISIFCQNEFQLKRLPEILEEAEKAPAFTGNISSGFQHKFSKEAIITGWTIFGKRRKKAPQKYYREGSIYSLPTGLAAGDLVVHTDHGIGRFLGTETLESRGFSTECLVLLYTNKEKLFVPVEDFHLVQKYLGGESVPLAKLGGAAWTKAKDKARAGIMALAGELVQLYAMREMAKGYTSPKEDDLSNALADSFIYDETEDQLKVIEEVISDMERERPMDRLIVGDVGFGKTEVAIRAAFKAARGGKQVAILVPTTVLAEQHYRTFKERLEDLPVNIDMLSRFRQPKQQKKTLAGLVDGSVDIVIATHRLLSKDIYFKDLGLLIIDEEQRFGVKHKERIKQWRAKIDVLTMTATPIPRTMYMALAGVRDMSTIDTPPAQRLPIYTRVVPFSGKIIAENINLEIERGGQVYFLHNRVGSIEAMAHYLRTIVPNARFAVAHGQMKEGELSDIIMDFLAGKFDVLVTTTIIESGTDIPNVNTILINRADRFGVAQLYQLRGRVGRSDTQAYCYLIAPPYQKMSIKAKKRLKALLDHSDLGSGFALAMRDLEIRGAGNLLGAQQHGFIEEIGLDLYSRMLSEAVATIKGEASPHFNPVNTQVDVPLFIPKNYMPSTNMRIEFYQRLYMAPSEKKLSAIKGEIHDRFGSAPPEVLRLLTYLKMRLAASSIKLPLKEIILKKGKGIFLFKHGWNPSLAEFDRAISPLKLKADFRRDPFELRFELSGEHGTDLLLMKNISERLAKIPIER; this is translated from the coding sequence ATGGCTATATCTGCAATTCGAAAGAAAATCCAGCTTTCGGAACCATTCAAGAACCTAAGGCAAATGGTTTCGGAAGGAAATTTACCGGAAATAATCGGAACTTCCAGTTTGGGTTCAGCTATACTCGCGGACTATCTTGTCCGCGAGCTTGGGAAAACTGTGCTCTGGATATCAAACGACGATATATATACTCGCTATTCTGATTGTGCTGAGCTTCTCGGAGATGAAAATGTGCTTCGCTTCCCCGAATGGGACATCAATGCTTATGAGCACAGACATCCATCTGAAGAGCTAGTCGCAACCAGACTTAACACACTTCTTAAATTACACCGCAGTAATCCGAAAGTAATATCTGCTTCACCAAAATCATTTCTATTGCCAACTATCGCGCCAAACTCTTTACTGGAAAAAACAATAAACCTCAGTGTTGGAGAAGATTTTGCGCCGGAAAAACTAATCGATAAACTCGTTGCAATAGGTTACGAGCGCGAGGAACTTGTGGAGTTTCTAGGAACGGTTTCACGCCGTGGCGATGTCGTGGATATTTTTACTTCAACCCATCGCGACCCAGTGAGGATAGAGTTTTTCGGCGATTCGATAGAATCGATTCGCACCTTCTCTGCGGAAAATCAGAGAAGCCGCTCTAAACTCGAAAAAGTTGTAATTCCCCCTGCTGTTGAGTGGGTGAAAGATTTTTGGGGTAATTCAAATCCGAATAGTCTTCGTGACTCGCTTGTAAAGGAGATAACAAGTCATTTATCATCTGTGCATATCGAGGAGATAATCGACCGTATGTCCATCGACCCCAATTTACCGGGAAGCATGTGGTTGTCCTCGATATTCGAGCCAAGATTCGGATGGATTGAAAACCACCTGCCTGATGATGCGATAATTCTCTGTGACGAACCGGAGGACCTCTTAAACAAAGCTGAAGACCTTTTAGCTTTGGCCATAAAACACCACAGGGAACTTACGCGCGAAGGCGAGATACACATAGAGCCAACATTAATTTCCCCCGATGCCGATGCCGTTGAAAAGCGCCTGAGCTTATGCAATTTAATGCCTATAAGGCAGTTCTCAACCGAAGAATCATCGATAGACCTGGGATTTCTACCCGTTCCATCGACTTTCGAGGGACCTGTAGCATTCAGAAAGGGAATGGATCGTCTTCGCGCCGAAGATTATAATATAAGCATCTTCTGCCAGAATGAGTTTCAGCTTAAAAGACTACCGGAGATACTAGAGGAGGCAGAAAAGGCTCCGGCATTTACAGGTAATATTTCCTCGGGTTTCCAGCACAAATTTAGTAAAGAAGCCATAATCACCGGTTGGACTATCTTCGGTAAACGAAGAAAAAAAGCCCCGCAGAAGTATTATAGAGAAGGAAGTATATATTCGCTTCCAACCGGTCTTGCTGCTGGCGATCTTGTAGTCCATACAGATCACGGTATCGGACGCTTCCTAGGAACTGAAACCCTAGAAAGCCGTGGATTCTCGACCGAGTGCTTAGTGCTTCTCTATACTAATAAAGAGAAACTTTTCGTTCCAGTCGAGGATTTTCATCTCGTCCAAAAATACCTTGGAGGCGAATCGGTTCCCCTTGCAAAACTCGGTGGGGCCGCGTGGACAAAAGCAAAAGACAAAGCACGCGCGGGAATCATGGCCCTTGCCGGAGAACTAGTCCAGCTCTACGCTATGCGCGAGATGGCAAAAGGTTATACATCACCAAAAGAGGATGATTTATCAAATGCGCTGGCGGATTCTTTCATATATGATGAAACCGAAGACCAGCTAAAGGTTATCGAAGAGGTAATTTCAGACATGGAACGCGAACGCCCTATGGATAGGCTTATTGTTGGTGATGTCGGTTTTGGGAAAACTGAAGTTGCGATACGTGCAGCGTTTAAAGCAGCGCGTGGCGGGAAACAGGTTGCTATTCTCGTGCCTACCACAGTTCTTGCAGAACAACATTACAGAACATTCAAGGAAAGGCTCGAAGACTTACCCGTGAATATCGATATGCTCTCTAGATTCCGTCAGCCTAAACAGCAAAAAAAGACCCTTGCCGGCCTAGTCGATGGCTCTGTCGATATAGTAATTGCCACACATAGGCTTCTATCTAAGGATATCTATTTCAAAGACCTTGGCCTCCTAATTATCGATGAGGAACAAAGATTTGGCGTGAAGCATAAAGAACGCATCAAACAGTGGAGAGCTAAGATCGATGTCCTCACCATGACTGCAACACCTATTCCTCGGACTATGTATATGGCCCTTGCGGGCGTCCGCGATATGAGCACGATAGATACACCCCCAGCTCAGAGACTTCCCATCTACACCCGCGTCGTGCCTTTTTCCGGCAAGATAATCGCAGAGAATATTAATCTAGAAATAGAGCGTGGAGGGCAGGTCTATTTTCTGCATAACCGTGTTGGCAGCATTGAGGCGATGGCACATTACCTCAGAACAATAGTCCCCAATGCTCGTTTTGCTGTTGCTCATGGACAGATGAAAGAAGGCGAGCTTTCCGACATTATTATGGATTTTCTAGCTGGGAAATTCGATGTCCTCGTAACAACAACAATAATCGAATCCGGAACAGACATACCAAACGTCAATACTATACTCATAAACCGCGCTGACCGATTCGGCGTAGCGCAGTTATATCAGCTTCGCGGAAGAGTTGGGCGCTCGGATACTCAAGCCTACTGCTATTTGATAGCTCCCCCATATCAAAAGATGTCTATCAAGGCAAAAAAGCGCCTTAAGGCACTTCTCGACCATTCAGATCTCGGATCTGGTTTTGCTTTAGCTATGCGGGACCTCGAGATTCGAGGAGCCGGAAACCTACTTGGAGCACAACAGCATGGTTTTATAGAGGAAATAGGCCTCGATCTCTATAGTCGAATGCTCTCCGAAGCAGTAGCTACAATAAAGGGTGAAGCATCACCACACTTTAATCCGGTTAATACACAGGTCGATGTTCCCCTTTTCATTCCGAAAAATTATATGCCCAGCACAAATATGCGTATAGAGTTCTATCAGCGACTCTATATGGCTCCCTCCGAGAAAAAACTCTCCGCAATCAAGGGGGAAATACACGACCGTTTTGGTTCTGCGCCACCCGAAGTGCTTAGACTATTAACCTATCTTAAAATGCGTCTTGCCGCTTCATCTATAAAACTCCCCCTCAAAGAGATAATACTCAAAAAGGGCAAGGGCATATTCCTTTTCAAGCATGGATGGAATCCCTCCCTTGCCGAATTTGATAGGGCAATCTCTCCACTTAAACTCAAGGCCGATTTCAGAAGAGACCCCTTCGAGCTTCGCTTCGAGCTTTCTGGAGAACACGGGACAGATTTACTTTTAATGAAAAATATATCCGAGCGATTAGCTAAAATTCCTATTGAGCGCTAA
- a CDS encoding OmpA family protein, translated as MSNRINYIITFICILTTVLSARLPVIFLKGKQYLEKGQYKEALDIFEQVIDMENIESRDKLRVKREMVTAYIGIKDWDSAARELNAILEGVKDSRKKAVFEELLSIVSAPEDPAVRIINLGANVNSSYEELAPVISPDGDMLYFIVDGNPQSEGKQDIYYSQRNENGEWGKAANIGKPLNTNWHDGILSISPSGTSALLAGVYERNGSKDSGFSTANISRGIWREPVALDIADYYNNNRLTSAFMASGGNVLFLALERNGGFGDLDIYISRAVSEGSGGAKWSSPLNLGKDINTRGTDGTPFLAPDGKTLYFSSNGRVGLGSQDMYKSERLDDSWKRWSKPVNLGKQVNTAGWDAYYTIPAKGDVAYFVSSADGGYGMSDIWMITLPSEARPGAVVTISGRVMEPDSTPVEAQISWEKLTTGENIGAVMSNDLTGEYLIVLPVGEAFGYVAEKEGYLPASAHLDLIEAEAYSEMHHDIFISPIQRGAQTVLKNVFFDFDKAILRPESVGELNRVKTILDENKSLVVEIAGHTDSLGTFEYNNELSAKRAQAVADWLIENGIDKERIEVRGYGESNPISENSTEVGQQENRRVVFEIIDL; from the coding sequence ATGAGCAATAGAATAAATTATATAATTACATTTATCTGTATTTTAACGACGGTTTTATCGGCGCGTCTGCCGGTTATATTTTTAAAGGGCAAGCAATATCTCGAAAAGGGACAATATAAAGAGGCTCTAGATATTTTTGAACAAGTTATCGATATGGAAAATATTGAGAGTCGCGATAAATTGAGAGTTAAAAGAGAGATGGTAACAGCCTACATAGGTATCAAGGATTGGGATTCTGCTGCCCGAGAGTTGAACGCGATCCTTGAAGGAGTAAAAGATTCTAGAAAAAAAGCCGTTTTTGAAGAGTTGCTATCGATAGTCTCGGCTCCGGAGGACCCTGCTGTTAGAATAATAAACCTAGGGGCTAATGTGAACAGCTCATACGAAGAGCTCGCGCCGGTCATTTCCCCCGATGGTGATATGCTTTATTTTATAGTCGATGGGAATCCTCAAAGCGAAGGAAAGCAAGATATTTATTACTCGCAAAGGAACGAAAATGGGGAATGGGGTAAGGCCGCTAATATAGGGAAACCACTCAATACAAATTGGCACGATGGTATTCTTTCAATTTCCCCAAGTGGAACCTCGGCGCTTTTAGCGGGGGTGTATGAAAGGAATGGAAGTAAAGACAGCGGTTTTAGCACAGCCAATATCTCACGTGGTATTTGGCGCGAACCTGTAGCGCTCGATATCGCAGATTATTACAATAATAACCGCTTAACAAGCGCATTTATGGCATCGGGTGGTAATGTATTATTTTTAGCGCTTGAAAGGAACGGAGGTTTCGGCGATTTGGATATTTATATCTCGCGAGCTGTGTCCGAGGGTTCAGGGGGAGCAAAATGGAGTTCGCCTCTCAATCTTGGTAAAGATATAAATACACGCGGAACCGATGGGACTCCTTTTCTGGCCCCCGATGGTAAAACGCTATATTTCTCCTCGAATGGTAGAGTAGGTCTCGGAAGCCAGGATATGTATAAATCAGAAAGGCTGGATGATTCGTGGAAAAGATGGTCTAAGCCCGTGAATCTGGGCAAACAGGTAAACACCGCTGGATGGGATGCATATTATACAATCCCTGCGAAGGGAGATGTCGCATATTTTGTTTCGAGCGCTGATGGTGGGTATGGCATGAGCGATATTTGGATGATTACGCTACCCTCGGAGGCGCGACCGGGTGCTGTCGTTACAATATCCGGTAGAGTGATGGAACCGGATTCAACGCCGGTAGAAGCTCAAATATCATGGGAAAAACTCACGACCGGAGAGAATATCGGGGCGGTTATGAGTAATGATCTCACAGGGGAATACCTCATTGTTTTGCCTGTGGGAGAGGCATTCGGTTATGTTGCAGAAAAAGAAGGATATTTACCGGCAAGTGCACATCTCGATCTTATAGAGGCGGAAGCCTATAGCGAGATGCACCATGATATTTTTATTTCACCAATTCAAAGGGGTGCACAGACTGTTCTTAAAAATGTATTTTTTGACTTCGATAAAGCGATACTCAGGCCGGAATCGGTAGGCGAGCTTAATCGCGTGAAGACAATTTTGGACGAAAATAAAAGTCTCGTAGTAGAGATTGCCGGACATACGGACAGCCTTGGCACTTTCGAGTATAACAACGAACTATCGGCAAAAAGGGCCCAGGCCGTTGCCGACTGGCTAATTGAAAATGGTATAGATAAAGAAAGAATCGAGGTTCGTGGTTATGGTGAAAGCAATCCTATATCTGAAAATTCTACCGAGGTCGGACAACAAGAAAACAGGAGAGTTGTTTTCGAAATAATCGATTTGTGA
- a CDS encoding YIP1 family protein: MDKKCPYCGGSINEDKCTNCGAMVPPESQLDPDEAPAFEHIPGVGANCDEDSPWERMKELGFFPALIDTVKKIIFEASTFFEGMPKHGGYGMPLLYAIIFGAIGGVIGQLWSLLAQSLSIAPLAMFGLSEQATAMSGQMAFGFLGFFLGIIIVPIAVTIGTFVQAGIYHLMLMLLGGAEEDFEVTFRVVAYSKTAEIAKVVPIAGSLVATIWGIILCINGLREAHNIENKVAVWAVLLPMIVCCLFTGVIVMIFGGAMLAAFSSMARGGL; this comes from the coding sequence ATGGATAAAAAGTGTCCATATTGCGGTGGTTCTATCAACGAGGACAAATGCACTAATTGTGGTGCTATGGTTCCACCAGAAAGCCAATTAGATCCGGACGAAGCCCCTGCTTTCGAGCATATTCCGGGTGTTGGTGCTAACTGCGATGAAGATTCTCCATGGGAGAGGATGAAGGAACTCGGTTTCTTCCCCGCGCTCATCGATACAGTCAAGAAGATAATATTTGAAGCATCCACTTTCTTTGAAGGAATGCCGAAGCATGGTGGCTATGGTATGCCGCTTTTATATGCTATTATTTTCGGTGCAATTGGTGGGGTTATTGGGCAGCTTTGGTCTCTTCTCGCGCAATCTTTAAGTATAGCGCCACTTGCTATGTTTGGCCTTAGCGAGCAAGCAACAGCTATGTCCGGGCAGATGGCCTTTGGGTTTCTGGGATTCTTTCTAGGAATTATTATAGTACCGATAGCCGTGACTATCGGCACTTTTGTGCAAGCTGGGATTTATCATCTTATGTTAATGTTATTGGGCGGAGCCGAAGAGGATTTCGAAGTAACATTCCGCGTAGTAGCATATTCCAAAACAGCTGAAATTGCCAAGGTGGTGCCTATTGCCGGTTCTTTGGTGGCCACAATTTGGGGAATAATACTCTGTATTAATGGCCTTCGTGAAGCACATAACATAGAAAACAAAGTAGCTGTTTGGGCGGTTCTGCTTCCGATGATTGTGTGTTGTCTTTTCACTGGAGTTATTGTTATGATCTTCGGTGGGGCTATGTTAGCTGCTTTTAGTTCGATGGCTCGTGGTGGTTTATAA
- a CDS encoding PLDc N-terminal domain-containing protein, with amino-acid sequence MPYTFLSANSADVFVAGFCGLGLIFYFLFIVFCSLLSTFLMVLKILMIIDCARKRFESSTEQAIWLIVNLIVPFGAVIYCFVVKYPDSESPGLCPRPSSL; translated from the coding sequence ATGCCATATACATTTTTAAGCGCGAATTCAGCGGATGTTTTTGTGGCTGGATTTTGTGGTTTGGGGCTAATTTTCTATTTTTTGTTTATTGTCTTTTGTAGCCTCTTGAGCACTTTTTTAATGGTTCTAAAGATTCTCATGATAATCGATTGTGCGCGTAAAAGGTTCGAAAGCTCCACAGAACAAGCCATATGGTTGATTGTCAACCTTATTGTGCCTTTTGGTGCTGTTATTTACTGTTTTGTAGTTAAATACCCCGACTCGGAAAGCCCCGGCCTTTGCCCTAGGCCATCTAGCCTTTAA
- a CDS encoding YkgJ family cysteine cluster protein, whose product MAFYEDGLKFSCKRCGDCCRGINAYVWLYRGDIEAMAELLSMSVADFKAKYTEVFEKSMVLKSFPNGDCIFYNEDSGCKIHKARPIQCRAFPFWAEYLRNPRSWALVAKHCPGVDSGELHSKEEIEDYLKKMGSY is encoded by the coding sequence ATGGCCTTTTATGAAGATGGACTAAAATTTTCGTGTAAGCGTTGTGGCGATTGTTGCAGGGGCATCAATGCCTATGTATGGCTATATCGCGGAGATATAGAGGCAATGGCTGAATTGCTCTCTATGAGTGTTGCAGATTTCAAGGCTAAATATACCGAAGTTTTCGAGAAATCGATGGTTTTGAAGAGCTTCCCAAATGGAGACTGCATTTTTTATAATGAAGATTCCGGCTGTAAAATTCATAAGGCAAGACCTATTCAATGTAGGGCTTTTCCGTTTTGGGCAGAATATTTGCGCAATCCCAGGTCGTGGGCGCTGGTTGCCAAACATTGTCCCGGGGTCGATTCGGGTGAGCTGCATTCAAAAGAGGAAATCGAGGATTATCTAAAAAAAATGGGTAGTTACTGA